In Caproiciproducens sp. NJN-50, the following are encoded in one genomic region:
- a CDS encoding FAD:protein FMN transferase has protein sequence MRGKKRIVPALVVLFCGAAVLAGFYWYRTERQPVSYESSDFAMGTYIQQTVYGKNGEEAAKAALGKITRLENEISWRIDTSDVARLNAAAGTDWISIDPETASILSASLDVAQKSDGAYDPTILPVSSLWDFGGENQHAPAKSEVQKFVQYVNYQDLRVDAKNSKASLKLHYMAIDLGGIGKGAACDDAIAAYRSAGAEYGIIAVGGSIGVYGSKPDGSPWHIAIRDPDTKDDSAGSMGQIDLASGFVSTSGTYEQTFTENGVTYHHLLNPKTGYPENNGLVSVTVKCDNGALSDALSTACFVLGREKGEKLLADYHAEGVFIDSANQVYVTGGLKDSFQITGGNYVLAK, from the coding sequence ATGCGCGGTAAAAAAAGAATCGTCCCGGCGCTGGTCGTTTTGTTCTGCGGGGCTGCCGTCCTGGCGGGCTTTTACTGGTATCGGACGGAGCGGCAGCCCGTTTCCTATGAAAGCTCAGACTTCGCGATGGGAACTTACATACAGCAGACCGTATACGGAAAAAACGGCGAAGAAGCGGCAAAGGCGGCGCTGGGTAAGATAACGCGGCTGGAGAACGAAATTTCATGGCGCATCGACACCTCCGATGTGGCGCGCCTGAATGCGGCCGCTGGGACCGATTGGATTTCCATTGACCCTGAGACTGCTTCCATTCTTTCCGCCAGCCTGGATGTGGCCCAGAAATCGGATGGGGCTTACGATCCCACGATTTTGCCGGTGTCGTCGCTCTGGGACTTCGGCGGGGAAAACCAGCATGCTCCGGCCAAGTCGGAAGTGCAGAAGTTTGTTCAGTATGTGAATTATCAGGATTTGCGCGTCGATGCAAAAAATTCCAAAGCGTCGCTGAAGCTGCACTATATGGCGATCGATCTGGGCGGGATCGGGAAGGGTGCCGCCTGCGACGATGCGATCGCGGCTTACCGCAGCGCGGGCGCGGAATATGGAATCATCGCGGTCGGCGGGAGCATCGGGGTTTACGGCTCAAAGCCGGACGGGTCCCCCTGGCATATCGCGATCCGCGACCCGGACACAAAGGATGACAGCGCCGGGTCCATGGGGCAGATCGATCTTGCTTCCGGCTTTGTGTCCACTTCGGGAACATACGAACAGACCTTTACGGAAAACGGTGTCACCTACCACCATCTGCTAAACCCGAAAACGGGCTATCCCGAAAACAACGGGTTGGTTTCCGTGACCGTCAAATGTGACAACGGCGCGCTCAGCGACGCGCTTTCGACCGCCTGCTTTGTTCTGGGAAGAGAAAAGGGCGAAAAACTGCTTGCGGATTATCATGCGGAAGGCGTGTTTATTGACTCCGCGAATCAGGTTTATGTAACCGGCGGGCTGAAAGACAGCTTTCAAATTACCGGCGGAAACTATGTCCTCGCCAAATGA
- a CDS encoding YbaK/EbsC family protein — translation MSVDKVKKYLARFSMQDRLKEFPVSSATVELAAKALGVEPARIAKTISFRRENGCILIVAAGDTKIDNAKFKSEFGFKAKMLGAEEVEPLTGYRIGGVCPFDNPAQAQVYCDVSLKRFETIFPAGGSESSCVSLACDELSRLSNSVRWVDVCKNREGA, via the coding sequence ATGTCTGTCGACAAAGTAAAAAAATATTTGGCACGGTTTTCCATGCAGGACCGGCTGAAGGAATTTCCGGTCTCCAGCGCGACGGTGGAACTCGCGGCGAAGGCCCTCGGAGTGGAGCCGGCCAGAATCGCCAAAACGATCTCCTTCCGCCGGGAAAACGGCTGCATTCTGATCGTGGCCGCCGGAGATACGAAAATAGACAACGCGAAATTCAAATCGGAATTCGGGTTTAAGGCGAAAATGCTCGGCGCCGAAGAAGTGGAGCCCCTGACGGGGTACCGGATCGGAGGCGTCTGCCCGTTTGACAATCCGGCACAGGCGCAGGTCTACTGTGATGTGTCGTTAAAGAGGTTCGAGACGATTTTCCCCGCGGGCGGCAGCGAAAGCTCCTGCGTGTCGCTCGCCTGCGACGAGCTGTCCCGCCTGTCCAACAGCGTCCGCTGGGTGGATGTCTGTAAAAACCGGGAAGGTGCCTGA
- the trmB gene encoding tRNA (guanosine(46)-N7)-methyltransferase TrmB, whose amino-acid sequence MRMRTKHWAAPELDACPYFYRKPEQYLGRWHSLFARQQPVYLELGCGKGFFLAGAAPRHPQINYLGIDLKDAVLGPARRNIEQAFREAGRPVDNVVLTALNIEQIQFAMGPQDQVDRIYINFCNPWPRKKHQKRRLTHPHQLEHYRQILIPGGELHFKTDDEGLYADTVEYLESCGFQIFLRTEDLYADLPEDNIQTEHEKMFLQQGVKIKALSARLRENP is encoded by the coding sequence ATGAGAATGCGGACGAAACATTGGGCGGCTCCGGAACTGGACGCCTGCCCGTATTTTTACCGGAAGCCGGAGCAGTACCTCGGCCGCTGGCACAGTCTTTTCGCAAGACAGCAGCCTGTTTACCTGGAGCTTGGATGCGGAAAAGGATTTTTCCTCGCCGGGGCCGCGCCGCGCCATCCGCAGATCAACTATCTTGGAATCGATCTGAAGGACGCCGTCCTCGGACCGGCCCGCAGAAATATAGAGCAGGCGTTCCGCGAGGCGGGCCGCCCGGTGGATAATGTGGTCCTGACGGCGCTCAACATCGAGCAGATTCAGTTTGCAATGGGGCCGCAGGACCAGGTGGACCGGATCTATATCAATTTCTGCAACCCATGGCCCCGAAAGAAACATCAGAAACGCCGTTTGACGCATCCGCATCAATTGGAGCATTACCGGCAGATCTTAATCCCGGGCGGGGAACTGCATTTCAAAACCGACGACGAGGGACTGTACGCGGACACCGTGGAATATCTGGAATCCTGCGGGTTTCAGATTTTCTTGCGGACGGAGGACTTGTACGCCGACCTGCCGGAAGACAACATTCAAACAGAACATGAAAAAATGTTTTTGCAGCAAGGCGTTAAAATCAAGGCGCTTTCCGCGCGGCTGCGTGAAAATCCATGA
- a CDS encoding CdaR family protein, which produces MKIRKISMDQLFYNNKFVLVFSLLVSIFLWFFVTSADTEDHPRAIANVPIEITLSDAAQADGLKVFSPVNKTATVYVKGNSLVVNQISADDLKVVALSASSITSPNTYTLPLTAQKTEKRNLTDFTVSSVLPEQAIVVVDRYKEKTFNIQSDITYPENYKSDPSFFVGTPALNSDTVTVSGPEKQVQQVNRVAFEYKVTDTLKDTKNFTADLVLYDVNGNKITDSGLTLSLKQVEVSIPVLPREILPLDAVFTNKPAGLSLGSSEISIDPRTIEVAGPSSVLTNLSAVSLAPIDFSKVSPSTNSFDVDVSLPSTCKNLSNIPTAKVTLALSGLSTRKITVTNFSVKNLGSGKHAEIYTKTLNVTVVGPKEEIAKLTESNLVAEIDLSDSENFTGHTEMPVTFSISNASSSWVYGSYMVNLSVSG; this is translated from the coding sequence ATGAAAATCAGAAAGATTTCCATGGATCAGCTGTTTTATAATAATAAATTTGTGTTGGTTTTTTCTCTTCTTGTCTCCATATTTCTCTGGTTTTTTGTCACGTCGGCGGATACGGAGGACCACCCGCGGGCAATTGCGAACGTCCCGATCGAAATCACGCTTTCCGACGCCGCCCAGGCCGACGGGCTCAAGGTGTTCAGCCCTGTCAACAAGACGGCGACGGTGTATGTCAAGGGGAACAGCCTGGTGGTCAACCAGATCAGTGCCGACGACCTGAAGGTGGTTGCGCTTTCGGCTTCGTCGATTACTTCCCCCAATACTTATACGCTTCCCCTGACCGCCCAGAAGACGGAGAAACGGAACCTGACAGATTTCACCGTGTCCTCTGTTTTGCCGGAGCAGGCTATCGTCGTCGTCGACCGCTACAAGGAAAAAACATTTAATATTCAGAGCGATATCACCTATCCCGAAAATTATAAATCGGATCCTTCCTTTTTCGTCGGGACGCCCGCGCTCAACAGCGACACGGTGACGGTCTCGGGTCCGGAAAAGCAGGTGCAGCAGGTCAACCGGGTCGCTTTTGAATACAAGGTGACCGATACTTTGAAGGATACAAAGAATTTTACCGCGGATCTGGTCCTGTATGACGTGAACGGAAATAAGATCACAGACAGCGGACTGACGCTCAGCCTGAAGCAGGTTGAGGTGAGCATTCCGGTTCTGCCGAGGGAGATCCTGCCGCTGGATGCCGTCTTCACCAATAAGCCGGCCGGGCTGTCCCTTGGAAGCTCCGAGATCTCGATCGATCCCCGGACGATTGAGGTGGCGGGACCCTCCAGCGTGCTGACCAATTTGTCGGCGGTCAGCCTTGCGCCGATCGATTTTTCCAAGGTGAGCCCCAGTACCAACAGTTTCGACGTCGATGTCAGTCTGCCGTCGACCTGCAAGAACCTGAGCAATATTCCGACCGCGAAGGTGACCTTGGCTCTGAGCGGCCTGTCTACAAGAAAGATTACTGTGACGAATTTCAGCGTAAAAAATCTGGGTTCCGGAAAGCATGCGGAAATTTACACCAAGACGCTGAACGTCACGGTCGTCGGGCCGAAAGAGGAAATCGCAAAACTGACGGAAAGCAATTTGGTGGCTGAAATCGATCTGTCGGACAGCGAAAATTTTACCGGTCACACGGAGATGCCGGTGACGTTCAGCATCAGCAACGCCTCCAGCTCCTGGGTATACGGCAGCTATATGGTCAATCTCAGCGTCAGCGGATGA
- the cdaA gene encoding diadenylate cyclase CdaA → MDFVIGLWNIFLQLIHNFRFADALDITLVTFIIYNAVKLVRETRAGQLVRGILVLMAVWLLSYWLNLYLMQSIISYLFQFAFIALLIVFQPEIRRALEQLGRSGIGTGKKWYLGLSFVSDEAEMRLQKNRRAVNAVVDAAAQMSRQKTGALIVFEMKTKLGDIIDTGTIVEAVPSVQIICNIFFNKAPLHDGAMIIRDGMVHAAGCILPLTKSDKVSVELGTRHRAAIGMSENSDAVIVVVSEETGQISVVRNGTITRNYTRETLNSELESLMLSEAAEPVEKRQNWIPSFRRTKK, encoded by the coding sequence ATGGATTTTGTCATCGGCCTATGGAATATTTTTCTTCAGCTGATCCATAACTTTCGGTTTGCCGACGCTCTTGACATCACCCTTGTCACGTTTATCATTTACAACGCGGTCAAACTGGTACGGGAAACAAGAGCGGGGCAGCTGGTGCGCGGGATTCTGGTGCTGATGGCGGTTTGGCTCCTTTCCTACTGGCTCAATCTGTATCTGATGCAGAGCATCATCAGTTATCTGTTCCAGTTTGCTTTTATTGCTCTGCTGATTGTTTTTCAGCCCGAAATCAGGCGCGCCCTGGAACAGCTTGGCCGCAGCGGAATCGGGACGGGGAAAAAATGGTATCTGGGCCTCAGCTTTGTTTCGGACGAGGCGGAGATGAGGCTTCAGAAAAACCGGAGGGCGGTCAACGCAGTCGTCGACGCGGCCGCTCAGATGTCCCGGCAAAAGACCGGGGCGCTGATCGTATTTGAGATGAAGACGAAGCTGGGCGATATCATCGACACGGGCACCATTGTCGAGGCGGTGCCATCCGTCCAGATCATCTGCAATATCTTTTTCAACAAAGCTCCGCTGCACGACGGGGCCATGATCATCCGTGACGGGATGGTTCACGCCGCCGGATGCATCCTTCCCCTGACCAAAAGCGACAAGGTCAGCGTGGAACTCGGAACCCGGCACCGGGCCGCGATCGGCATGAGCGAAAATTCGGACGCGGTCATCGTCGTGGTCTCGGAAGAAACCGGCCAGATTTCCGTCGTGAGGAACGGGACGATTACGAGAAATTACACAAGGGAGACGCTGAACAGCGAACTGGAGAGCCTTATGCTCTCCGAAGCGGCCGAACCTGTCGAAAAAAGGCAAAACTGGATTCCTTCTTTCCGGAGGACGAAAAAATAA
- a CDS encoding aminotransferase class V-fold PLP-dependent enzyme, with translation MIYLDNAATTYPKPDSVRSAVAYALRNYGANPGRAGHDMSLAAAEEVYRCRMAAADFFHAPGPECVAFTLNCTHAVNYVLKGLLKPGDHAVTSCLEHNAVARPLHALSEAGVEVTEARVYPGDNDATVDSFRRSIRSNTRLIVCTHASNVWGIRLPVERIAALGHEYRVPIAVDCAQSAGVLPVDMADSGIDYLCIAGHKGLYGPMGTGLLITANGSGLNTLIEGGTGTNSAQTKQPEAMPERMESGTQNMPGIAGLRAGIEFVRARGTDRIFQHEIGLVQYLYQRLSRLSNVRLYADEPNPRYFAPVLSFNVGDLPSETVGRKLNEYGIAVRSGLHCAPAAHRFYGTLEQGAVRVCPSVFTRRAEMDRLAQVLASIR, from the coding sequence ATGATCTATCTGGATAATGCGGCCACCACCTATCCGAAACCGGATTCCGTGCGCAGCGCGGTGGCCTACGCCCTCCGGAATTACGGCGCGAATCCGGGCAGGGCTGGGCACGATATGTCCCTTGCCGCGGCTGAAGAAGTTTACCGCTGCCGGATGGCAGCGGCGGATTTTTTTCACGCGCCGGGGCCGGAATGCGTCGCCTTTACGCTGAACTGCACTCACGCGGTAAACTATGTCCTGAAAGGACTTCTGAAACCCGGCGACCACGCGGTCACCTCCTGCCTGGAACATAATGCGGTGGCCCGCCCGCTCCACGCGCTTTCCGAAGCCGGCGTAGAGGTGACGGAAGCGCGGGTATACCCGGGCGACAACGATGCCACGGTGGATTCCTTCCGCCGCTCCATCCGCTCCAATACCAGGCTGATCGTCTGCACTCACGCCTCAAACGTGTGGGGCATCCGGCTTCCGGTGGAACGGATCGCCGCGCTCGGCCACGAGTACAGGGTCCCGATCGCGGTGGACTGCGCTCAGTCCGCGGGGGTGCTTCCCGTCGATATGGCGGACAGCGGGATCGATTATCTCTGCATCGCGGGCCACAAGGGGCTTTACGGCCCGATGGGCACGGGCCTTCTGATCACGGCGAATGGCAGCGGGCTGAACACGCTGATCGAAGGCGGGACCGGAACCAATTCCGCGCAGACGAAGCAGCCGGAGGCCATGCCTGAGCGGATGGAAAGCGGGACCCAGAACATGCCGGGGATCGCCGGCCTGCGGGCGGGGATCGAGTTTGTCCGGGCGCGCGGGACCGATCGGATTTTCCAGCATGAAATCGGCCTTGTCCAGTACCTGTACCAGCGCCTGTCAAGGCTCTCCAACGTCCGGCTTTACGCTGACGAACCGAATCCGCGGTATTTTGCGCCGGTGCTGTCGTTCAACGTGGGCGACCTGCCGAGCGAGACGGTCGGCAGAAAACTGAATGAATATGGCATCGCAGTCCGGTCCGGGCTGCATTGCGCTCCCGCGGCACACCGGTTTTACGGCACGCTGGAGCAGGGCGCGGTGCGCGTCTGCCCCTCCGTTTTCACGCGCCGGGCAGAGATGGACCGGTTGGCGCAGGTTTTGGCCTCAATCCGTTAA
- a CDS encoding putative Se/S carrier-like protein, translated as MGKPLILVGSITNAIKSRNILVRLGIRSYVERIPGSYANGGCGYCIFVPGGRADEAEDILLRYGVPVNGRAEREDTI; from the coding sequence GTGGGCAAGCCGTTGATACTCGTCGGTTCCATTACAAATGCCATCAAGAGCCGCAACATACTGGTCCGGCTGGGAATTCGTTCCTATGTGGAAAGAATACCCGGCAGCTACGCGAACGGGGGCTGCGGATATTGTATTTTTGTTCCCGGCGGCAGAGCCGACGAAGCGGAAGACATTCTTCTTCGGTACGGCGTCCCGGTCAATGGACGCGCGGAAAGAGAGGATACGATATGA
- the ispF gene encoding 2-C-methyl-D-erythritol 2,4-cyclodiphosphate synthase: MRVGQGYDVHRLAPGRRLILGGVEIPCEKGLLGHSDADVLAHAVMDALLGAAALGDIGALFPDSDPSFRGADSIGLLRKVSDLLGEKGYAVLSIDSTVIAQAPKLSPYIQRMRERIAGACKIPADRVSVKATTEERLGFTGAGEGIAAQAVCLIDTAVFGENAVK; this comes from the coding sequence ATGAGAGTTGGGCAGGGATACGACGTTCACCGCCTTGCGCCGGGGCGCCGGCTGATTCTGGGCGGAGTTGAAATTCCCTGTGAAAAGGGGCTTCTCGGACATTCCGACGCGGATGTTCTGGCGCACGCCGTGATGGACGCGCTGCTGGGGGCGGCGGCGCTTGGGGATATCGGAGCGCTGTTTCCGGACAGCGACCCTTCTTTCCGGGGGGCGGACAGCATAGGGCTTCTTCGGAAAGTTTCCGATCTCTTGGGAGAAAAAGGGTATGCCGTTCTCAGTATCGATTCCACTGTGATTGCCCAGGCTCCCAAGCTGAGCCCTTACATTCAGCGGATGCGCGAGAGGATCGCCGGGGCGTGCAAAATCCCCGCAGACCGCGTCAGCGTAAAGGCGACGACGGAGGAGCGTCTGGGCTTTACCGGCGCAGGAGAGGGGATTGCCGCCCAGGCGGTCTGCCTGATCGACACCGCTGTTTTTGGGGAGAATGCGGTAAAGTGA
- the ispD gene encoding 2-C-methyl-D-erythritol 4-phosphate cytidylyltransferase → MNFDRAADVCCAVIAAAGRSARMGSGISKQFLPVLGVPAVVRTLRAFDGARAVGQVVIVCRKEDLGAMRDCIGRYRIQKAAAVVPGGASRQESVFAGVEALPRDAGYLAVHDGARPLVTPEEIDLCVRDAFKTGASALGTPLKDTVKRIDSGQRVLSTPDREGLWTVQTPQTFRMDLYRRALSKAREDGKDYTDDCQLVERIGVRVHLCRGSYENIKLTTPEDLVIAEAILKKREGLS, encoded by the coding sequence ATGAACTTTGACCGAGCGGCGGATGTATGCTGCGCAGTGATTGCCGCCGCCGGCCGGTCGGCCAGAATGGGAAGCGGCATTTCGAAACAGTTTCTTCCGGTTTTGGGCGTTCCGGCGGTGGTCCGCACGCTGAGAGCGTTTGACGGTGCGCGGGCGGTTGGGCAGGTCGTCATCGTCTGCCGCAAGGAGGACCTTGGGGCGATGCGGGACTGTATCGGCCGATACCGCATCCAAAAGGCAGCCGCGGTCGTCCCCGGCGGGGCCTCGCGGCAGGAATCCGTTTTCGCGGGGGTCGAAGCGCTTCCGCGGGACGCCGGATATCTTGCCGTCCATGACGGCGCAAGGCCGCTTGTGACGCCGGAGGAAATTGATCTGTGCGTAAGGGACGCTTTCAAAACCGGCGCGTCGGCTCTGGGGACGCCTCTGAAGGATACCGTCAAGCGGATCGATTCCGGGCAGCGGGTCCTCTCCACGCCGGATCGGGAAGGACTTTGGACGGTGCAGACGCCGCAGACGTTTCGCATGGATCTTTATCGGCGGGCGCTCTCAAAAGCCCGGGAGGACGGAAAGGACTATACCGACGACTGCCAGCTGGTTGAACGGATCGGGGTCAGGGTCCATCTGTGCCGGGGAAGCTATGAGAATATCAAGCTGACCACGCCGGAGGATCTCGTCATTGCGGAAGCAATCCTGAAAAAAAGGGAGGGCCTTTCATGA
- a CDS encoding acyl-CoA thioesterase has protein sequence MGEIKAKHVSDSETEQIQPVFYSNLNLQQRLFGGELVSWIDVVAGAVARRHSSSNATTAAIDNLQFKLPVVANSVVVLHGKMTYVGRTSMEVRVDSYVEELSGERKLVNTAYLVLVALSEDGKPIPVPRLICDTPEEKAEWEAGEKRHALRIQRRQESF, from the coding sequence ATGGGCGAAATCAAAGCAAAACATGTCTCAGATTCGGAAACAGAGCAGATACAGCCTGTGTTTTACTCCAATTTAAATTTGCAGCAGCGCCTGTTCGGCGGGGAGCTCGTCTCGTGGATCGACGTGGTGGCCGGCGCCGTCGCCCGCAGGCATTCCTCGAGCAACGCGACCACTGCGGCGATCGATAACCTGCAGTTCAAGCTGCCGGTTGTCGCCAACAGCGTCGTGGTACTGCATGGGAAAATGACCTATGTTGGACGCACTTCGATGGAAGTCCGTGTGGACAGTTACGTGGAGGAGCTTTCCGGCGAGCGAAAGCTGGTCAATACCGCCTACCTGGTGCTTGTGGCCCTGAGCGAGGACGGGAAGCCGATTCCCGTTCCCAGGCTGATTTGCGATACCCCGGAAGAAAAGGCGGAATGGGAAGCCGGCGAAAAGCGCCACGCTTTAAGAATTCAACGCAGACAGGAATCTTTCTGA
- a CDS encoding sigma-70 family RNA polymerase sigma factor codes for MSVPNRTRLAGFTDSQLAALVKDGDSDAFAELTARYIPLIRYKAAPFHSAQLETDDLCQEGLVGLFNAARAYNSSGGAAFKTYAGTCIANRMIMAYRSALSRKNKPLSDFVSLSDSERPGLELQSGGWDPETLLASSEGVGQMWEKIRSALSERELRVLRLYLGGYSYSEIAGKLSITPKAADNALQRARMKLKNRI; via the coding sequence TTGTCAGTTCCAAACCGTACACGGCTTGCCGGTTTTACGGACAGCCAGCTGGCCGCGCTTGTAAAAGACGGCGATTCCGACGCCTTCGCCGAACTGACGGCGCGGTATATCCCGCTGATTCGCTATAAGGCGGCGCCGTTTCATTCCGCCCAGTTGGAAACGGACGACCTCTGCCAGGAGGGGCTGGTCGGTCTTTTCAACGCGGCGCGCGCTTACAATTCTTCAGGCGGCGCCGCCTTTAAGACTTATGCGGGCACCTGCATCGCGAACCGCATGATTATGGCCTACCGCTCCGCCCTGAGCAGGAAAAATAAACCGCTGAGCGACTTTGTGTCTCTCAGCGACAGTGAGCGTCCGGGGCTGGAGCTGCAATCCGGGGGATGGGACCCGGAGACCCTGCTTGCGAGCAGTGAAGGCGTCGGCCAGATGTGGGAGAAAATCCGGTCCGCCCTGTCGGAACGGGAGCTTCGCGTGCTTCGGCTGTATTTGGGCGGGTACAGTTACTCCGAGATCGCCGGAAAGCTGTCCATCACGCCCAAAGCGGCGGATAATGCTCTGCAACGCGCCCGGATGAAGCTCAAAAACCGCATCTGA
- a CDS encoding YifB family Mg chelatase-like AAA ATPase, producing MVSHLYGMGLYGMDAFPVEVEADLSSGLPSFEVVGLPDTAVKESRDRVRSAMKNCGFDFPVSKITVNLAPADKRKEGPIYDLPLLIALMKASGQLDADLDGSVFIGELSLTGELRPVRGILPMAIRAREEGFRRFFVPKENAAEGAVVRGIEIYPVEDLPGLLGHLNGGGQIVPAKPAEPGPGGMPDCPDFADVCGQAEAKRALEIAAAGGHNALLIGPPGSGKSMLARRIPSILPEMTFEETIETTKIHSIAGILPPGVSLVRTRPFRSPHHTVSPAGLSGGGSIPRPGEISLAHNGVLFLDELPEFSRSSMEVLRQPIENGAVTISRVGGTVSYPCSVMFVAAMNPCPCGYFGHPTRRCTCSPQAVSHYLSRVSGPLLDRLDLHIEVPPVDFEQLDTHGKEESSESIRRRVNAARRIQNERFRGTGVSCNARIRTDRLHEFCRLSESGRALLKKAFDRLGLSARAYDRILKVCRTIADLDGSETIEPAHVAEAVQYRSLDRKYWLKEL from the coding sequence ATGGTATCACATTTATACGGCATGGGTCTTTACGGCATGGATGCATTCCCCGTGGAAGTGGAGGCGGACCTCTCCTCCGGGCTCCCTTCGTTTGAGGTGGTCGGGCTTCCGGACACTGCGGTGAAGGAATCCCGCGACCGTGTCAGATCCGCGATGAAAAACTGCGGCTTCGACTTTCCGGTCAGCAAAATCACCGTGAATCTGGCTCCGGCCGACAAGCGGAAGGAAGGGCCGATTTACGATCTGCCGCTGCTGATCGCCCTGATGAAGGCCAGCGGGCAGCTGGACGCGGACCTTGATGGGAGCGTCTTTATCGGCGAGCTTTCCCTGACGGGCGAACTGAGGCCGGTGCGCGGGATTTTGCCGATGGCGATCCGCGCGCGGGAAGAGGGCTTCCGCCGATTTTTCGTGCCAAAGGAAAACGCCGCGGAGGGCGCGGTGGTCCGCGGGATCGAAATCTATCCCGTGGAGGACCTTCCCGGACTTCTGGGGCATCTGAACGGCGGCGGACAGATCGTTCCGGCCAAGCCCGCCGAGCCGGGGCCCGGCGGTATGCCGGACTGCCCCGACTTCGCCGACGTCTGCGGCCAGGCGGAAGCCAAGCGCGCACTGGAGATCGCCGCCGCCGGCGGGCATAACGCGCTGCTGATCGGGCCGCCCGGCTCCGGAAAGAGCATGCTGGCACGGCGCATTCCATCCATCCTTCCCGAAATGACATTCGAGGAGACCATTGAAACAACGAAAATCCACTCCATTGCCGGGATCCTTCCTCCCGGCGTCTCATTGGTGCGCACGCGGCCGTTCCGCTCTCCCCACCACACCGTTTCCCCCGCCGGGCTTTCGGGCGGAGGCAGTATTCCCCGCCCGGGGGAAATCTCTCTGGCCCATAACGGCGTGCTTTTTCTGGACGAGCTTCCCGAATTTTCACGCAGTTCGATGGAAGTTCTGCGCCAGCCGATTGAAAACGGAGCCGTCACGATCTCCCGGGTCGGCGGCACGGTCAGCTACCCTTGTTCCGTGATGTTTGTCGCGGCCATGAATCCCTGTCCCTGCGGATATTTCGGGCACCCGACGCGGCGCTGCACCTGCTCGCCCCAGGCGGTTTCGCACTACCTGTCGCGGGTTTCCGGCCCTCTCCTCGACCGGCTCGACCTTCACATCGAGGTGCCGCCCGTCGACTTCGAGCAGCTGGACACACACGGCAAAGAGGAAAGCTCCGAGTCCATCCGGCGCAGGGTCAACGCCGCCCGCCGGATTCAGAACGAGCGGTTCCGCGGAACGGGCGTCTCCTGCAACGCGAGAATCCGGACCGACCGGCTGCACGAATTCTGCCGGCTGAGCGAATCCGGGCGCGCCCTTTTAAAAAAGGCGTTCGACCGGCTGGGGCTTTCCGCGCGCGCCTATGACAGGATCCTGAAAGTGTGCCGCACCATCGCCGATCTGGACGGGAGCGAAACCATTGAGCCCGCACATGTCGCGGAAGCGGTGCAGTACCGCAGTCTGGACCGCAAATACTGGCTCAAGGAACTGTGA